The region AAAAAGAACAGATTTATTTTTTTCTCCCCTCATATCTAATAAGGCACTCTCACGTGCCTTTCGTTTTGCGGCCTGAAACACGCTATTAATACCTTCTAATAAGCCATTGTTTAGGTTGGATGTAAACCATTGAATAATCCCGTCA is a window of Oikeobacillus pervagus DNA encoding:
- a CDS encoding transposase, with translation DGIIQWFTSNLNNGLLEGINSVFQAAKRKARESALLDMRGEKNKSVLFYIETGLEYLGVSNKQN